Proteins encoded in a region of the Lycorma delicatula isolate Av1 chromosome 6, ASM4794821v1, whole genome shotgun sequence genome:
- the LOC142326765 gene encoding HMG box-containing protein 1-like — translation MEPDESYRYQHSYEQPKDLTIKTAKKMKPIPPPLNLNSDEESGHVPSILLKEFANFATSPKSPLMQKHLPFRKRAYMISVTVDNSENELVKAFSSRSPLNESEQKVDMIEIGHPSIPTIDSRRNNNINDNKSYSYTLDGVDYSNKNNLQMNSNLIHNYCPRSTTTTNVGAYDKDILPCSNEDCVLDLSTHQNSVLLSPAPSSLGSSREELATDSTRVSPLYQTRLWGLPWPPPVWHCFQSGTKLKVGSVWCTVEEMGPCPVDWPSELKVEQMTLHDSSVIISFSSPLMLNSILAEVSRAHAFLVKDRGWTAVCGETLFSKYSVRCPSLQLIDIVMLPTIHRLPLPLPLPSPDICERIKRFSFPPPDDPQSPHLLSPPTTPTRKSQDCDKPKRPMNAFMLFAKRFRLELIQSHPGKDNRAISVILGEVWRTLPQEEREIYIRGARDLSEEQKLLHPDCWKRKRSHSTS, via the exons ATGGAGCCAGATGAAAGTTACCGATACCAACATTCATATGAACAACCCAAGGATCTCACTATTAAGACTGCCAAAAAAATGAAACCAATACCTCctccattaaatttaaattcagatgaAGAGTCAGGTCATGTACCTTCAATATTACTCAAAGAATTTGCTAATTTTGCCACAAGTCCAAAGAGCCCTCTTATGCAAAAACATTTACCATTCAGAAAAAG agccTACATGATTTCTGTAACTGTAGATAATAGTGAAAATGAACTAGTAAAAGCATTTTCATCTCGTTCACCATTAAATGAGTCTGAACAGAAAGTAGATATGATAGAAATTGGACATCCTAGCATTCCTACAATTGACAGTCGcagaaataataacataaatgatAATAAGAGTTATAGTTACACTTTAGATGGTGTggattattcaaacaaaaataatttacaaatgaacAGTAATCTTATTCATAATTATTGTCCCAGAAGTACTACTACTACAAATGTGGGAGCATATGATAAAGATATTTTGCCATGTAGTAATGAAGACTGTGTCCTTGACCTATCTACTCATCAAAATTCTGTACTCTTGAGTCCAGCTCCATCTTCATTAGGTAGTAGCAGAGAAGAACTTGCTACAGATTCAACTCGTGTTTCTCCGCTTTATCAAACTAGATTGTGGGGTTTACCTTGGCCACCTCCTGTTTGGCATTGCTTTCAGTCTG gtacAAAATTGAAGGTAGGATCTGTTTGGTGTACTGTTGAAGAGATGGGTCCATGTCCAGTCGATTGGCCATCTGAATTGAAAGTTGAACAAATGACTTTACATGATTCATCAGTTATAATCAGCTTTTCTTCACCTCTTATGCTAAATAGTATATTAGCTGAAGTTAGCAGAGCACATGCATTTCTTGTTAAAGATAGAGGATGGACTGCTGTGTGTGGTGAaactcttttttcaaaatatagtgTAAGATGTCCATCTTTACAACTGATCGATATTGTAATGCTGCCTACAATTCACAGACTACCACTGCCTCTACCTCTTCCATCACCTGATATTTGTGAACGGATAAAAcg gTTTAGTTTTCCACCTCCTGATGATCCTCAGTCTCCACATTTGTTGTCTCCTCCAACTACACCTACTAGAAAGAGTCAAGACTGTGATAAACCGAAAAGACCAATGAATgcatttatgttatttgctaaaaggTTCAGACTTGAACTTATACAGTCTCATCCTGGCAAAGATAATCG ggCAATAAGTGTTATTTTGGGAGAAGTATGGAGAACATTACCCCAAgaggaaagagaaatatatataaggGGAGCGCGAGATTTATCTGAAGAACAAAAGCTGCTTCATCCAGATTGTTGGAAACGTAAACGATCTCATTCAACCAGCTAA